In the Engystomops pustulosus chromosome 2, aEngPut4.maternal, whole genome shotgun sequence genome, one interval contains:
- the SLC25A30 gene encoding kidney mitochondrial carrier protein 1, translating to MSAASWKPFIYGGLASITAECGTFPIDLTKTRLQVQGQANDAKYKEIRYRGMLHALVRICREEGLTALYSGIAPAMLRQASYGTIKIGTYQSLKRLFVDRPEDETLVLNVFCGVLSGVFSSCIANPTDVLKIRMQAQGSVMQGGMIGNFINIYQQEGTRGLWKGVSLTAQRAAIVVGVELPVYDITKKHLILSGLMGDTVYTHFLSSFTCGLAGALASNPVDVVRTRMMNQRSLGEVSGYKGTLDCLLQTWKTEGFFALYKGFWPNWLRLGPWNIIFFITYEQLKKLNF from the exons ATGTCTGCTGCTAGCTGGAAGCCATTTATATATGGAGGTTTGGCCTCGATTACAGCAGAATGTG GTACTTTTCCAATAGATTTAACCAAAACGCGTCTCCAAGTCCAGGGGCAAGCTAATGATGCTAAATACAAAGAAATTCGCTATCGAGGAATGCTCCATGCACTTGTTAGAATATGCAGAGAAGAGGGGCTCACTGCTTTGTATTCTGG GATTGCACCAGCAATGCTCCGCCAGGCgtcatatggtacaataaaaattGGGACGTACCAGAGCTTAAAGAGGTTATTTGTTGACCGTCCAGAAG ATGAGACATTGGTGCTCAATGTATTTTGTGGTGTATTATCTGGAGTATTTTCCTCCTGCATCGCCAATCCCACTGATGTTCTTAAG ATAAGAATGCAGGCACAAGGCAGTGTCATGCAAGGAGGGATGATTGGGAACTTCATCAATATTTACCAGCAGGAAGGCACCCGAGGCCTATGGAAG GGGGTGTCACTCACTGCACAGAGAGCCGCCATAGTAGTAGGAGTGGAGCTGCCAGTCTATGACATTACCAAGAAACATCTGATCCTGTCTGGATTGATGGGTGACACAGTCTATACACATTTTCT GTCAAGTTTTACTTGTGGTTTGGCGGGAGCACTAGCATCGAATCCAGTTGATGTTGTGCGAACCCGGATGATGAACCAAAGGTCACTGGGTGAGGTGTCGGGCTACAAGGGCACCCTGGACTGCTTATTGCAG ACTTGGAAAACTGAAGGGTTTTTTGCTTTGTACAAAGGGTTTTGGCCAAACTGGTTAAGACTGGGCCCATGGAATATAATT TTCTTTATAACCTATGAACAGCTCAAGAAGCTAAACTTCTGA